A window of the Azospirillum formosense genome harbors these coding sequences:
- a CDS encoding response regulator transcription factor produces the protein MTDRSLSDRSAIPVETPFVAIIDDDPSIRDSLVSLLRSVGLTALPFASAQEFLQQRLPDAPGCLVLDVRLPGQSGLEFQRELSGTDSRLPVVFITGHGDIPMSVTAMKAGAVEFLAKPFRDQDLIDAVHTGIERDRDRRRALDALCDLRERFRSLTPREREVMRLVAAGQLNKQIAAELQLSEITVKVHRASVMRKMQARSLPDLVRIADKVTLAGDA, from the coding sequence ATGACCGACCGCTCCCTCTCCGACCGGTCCGCCATACCCGTGGAAACGCCCTTCGTCGCCATCATCGACGACGATCCCTCGATCAGGGACTCGCTGGTCAGCCTGCTGCGCTCGGTCGGGCTGACCGCCCTGCCCTTCGCCTCGGCGCAGGAGTTCCTGCAGCAGCGCCTGCCCGACGCGCCGGGCTGCCTCGTGCTCGACGTGCGGCTGCCCGGCCAGAGCGGGCTGGAGTTCCAACGCGAGCTGAGCGGGACGGACAGCCGTCTGCCGGTCGTCTTCATCACCGGCCACGGCGACATTCCCATGTCGGTGACGGCGATGAAGGCGGGGGCCGTGGAGTTCCTCGCCAAGCCGTTCCGCGACCAGGATCTGATCGACGCCGTCCACACCGGCATCGAGCGCGACCGCGACCGCCGCCGCGCCCTGGACGCGCTGTGCGACCTGCGCGAGCGGTTCCGCAGCCTGACCCCGCGCGAGCGGGAGGTGATGCGGCTCGTCGCCGCCGGGCAGCTCAACAAGCAGATCGCCGCCGAGCTGCAGCTCAGCGAGATCACCGTGAAGGTCCACCGCGCCAGCGTGATGCGCAAGATGCAGGCGCGGTCCCTGCCCGATCTGGTGCGCATCGCCGACAAGGTGACCCTCGCCGGCGACGCCTGA